In Schizosaccharomyces osmophilus chromosome 1, complete sequence, the genomic window ATTTGATAAGTGTCCCTTAAAAATTCTAAACGGGCTTTTAAAATCCTACTTTCTGTGTACTGGTAAGGGATCCCAAACATAATGACGGCTCTTCCGTAATGATGGTCAAAATCAACTCCCTCCGAAACCTTTCCTCGAGCGACAGAAAGCAACACTGCACCACGACCATTACTGCATGCAGCACGGTAAGTCTCCAAAGCCAAAGTTGTTTCATGCGGATCCGGGGTTTCTACTAAAATCAACTTATATTTCCACACTTCGTCTAAAATACCCATGCTTTGCCAACTAGACACGATACTTtccaaatataaataaCTGGGAAAAAATGCGACTAATCCATCGGGAACAATTTTGGAATACTCGATCAATATGTTACCGTAATTCCTAACAACACTTGGATCATTACGAGCTTCAAACTTGGAAGATATGGAAACTTGATCACCGCCTCTAGTTATAACCATTGGTAGAAAACAGTTCCTTGCCAAAGACATGCCATAAGATTCCTGAATAACGGAGTTAAATTGAAGCATTTTTGGATACATGTCAAGAGGTGAAAGCGTACCACTTGTGATGACTACAGAACGGAATCTGTCAAATACGGGCTTGATCGCAATAGCGGCATCTAAACAGGagaaatgaagaattggGTTGGGAACAGTAGCATTTTCCGTTTCGAAAGGCTCTAAAATTAAGACAAACCCGCGTTCATAGGTAGATACAAGAGTAGCAAAGGTTGCAACTTGCTGTAAGGATTGAAAATCGTCAACAGCGGCAATTTGCAAGGCACGGACAAGACTGTTCAATCGTTCGGCGCAAAATCGAAGCGGCTTTGCATCAATAAATGTCAGATCTTTTACGTGCTGCAAGAAGGAAGTGGGGGTTTCAGCAATTACATGAAGAACTTTCATACgagttttcaaatattcGACGaatctttttaaaaaagcaacgaaATGTTCAGCACGACGGATATTACCAGGAACAGCTTCCTGTAATATGTCTTCGGGTAAGACGGGGTTTGTCATAAACTGCTCCTCAGCCGAAGCAGTATTAGCACCTTGAAGACCGCTTACAAGCTTTTGGTATTCATCCTGAAGCTTTTTTGCGTCAGATTGCTTAACCTCGTTTACCTTTTGTTCAAGAGCTTGGACACCGCGGGTAGCTTTTcgcaaagaagaatctgtCAAGTCGATACTAAGAGATTCAATACATACGTTATCGATGTTATGAG contains:
- the rad15 gene encoding transcription factor TFIIH complex DNA helicase (ERCC2) subunit Rad15-like, which gives rise to MKFYIDDLPVLFPYPRIYPEQYQYMCDLKHSLDAGGAALLEMPSGTGKTISLLSLIISYQSHYPEHRKLIYCSRTMSEIDKALAELKRLMQYRTSQLGYEEPFLGLGLSSRKNLCLHPSVRREKNGNVVDARCRSMTAGFVKEQKQAGMDVQLCDFHENLEDLEPHSLVPNGVWTLDDITEYGTKHVRCPYFTVRRMLPFCNVIIYSYHYLLDPKIAERVSKELSKDCIVVFDEAHNIDNVCIESLSIDLTDSSLRKATRGVQALEQKVNEVKQSDAKKLQDEYQKLVSGLQGANTASAEEQFMTNPVLPEDILQEAVPGNIRRAEHFVAFLKRFVEYLKTRMKVLHVIAETPTSFLQHVKDLTFIDAKPLRFCAERLNSLVRALQIAAVDDFQSLQQVATFATLVSTYERGFVLILEPFETENATVPNPILHFSCLDAAIAIKPVFDRFRSVVITSGTLSPLDMYPKMLQFNSVIQESYGMSLARNCFLPMVITRGGDQVSISSKFEARNDPSVVRNYGNILIEYSKIVPDGLVAFFPSYLYLESIVSSWQSMGILDEVWKYKLILVETPDPHETTLALETYRAACSNGRGAVLLSVARGKVSEGVDFDHHYGRAVIMFGIPYQYTESRILKARLEFLRDTYQIREADFLTFDAMRHAAQCLGRVLRGKDDHGIMVLADKRYGRSDKRTKLPKWIQQYITEGATNLSTDMSVALAKKFLRSMAQPFTSADQEGISWWSFGDLQDHQRKSSKMKTVENEKHDEEMDIDMT